In the Vibrio gigantis genome, one interval contains:
- a CDS encoding multidrug ABC transporter permease/ATP-binding protein produces the protein MGLILLLAEKQKKSLSFVILLSIASAFLSVGVIAFIQHKLLESNGPLSNTLVQFTLLLIGLLVTATVAQVALHKLGHKFVYYKRCELVSQLLNTDIEQVEKVGSAGVLASLNTDIRNITIAFVHLPELIYGLVLTVVALVYLAFLSMPLFGVSVLMLSLTGVIGYLLVTRITKHVKQVREYDDKLYHDYQSLIDGRKELSLNPFRAKRYFDETFSVNAEGYRNEVTQADILNGFAANMANTVVLALIGLNFYLATGLGWATLEVASTFALVVLFMRTPLMSAVGSIPTLITANISMKKLSSLELSTDRSLNPKSAKTKVFNSLELVGASYRYRSDSDGDSFGVGPINFKIERGEHIFIIGGNGSGKSTFARLLTGLYRPHSGQVYVDGNEVTQAHWQDYRHQFSAVFSDFHLFHQIVDGEGQDIDSKDVDEWMVRLEMAHKVDHQQGKLSDVRYSQGQRKRLALMMSVLEKRGCILLDEWAADQDPRFRKLFYRQLLPLLKQRGVTVIAITHDDAYFDAADRIFKMDTGNLIELSKGNLAQAHQALESVVA, from the coding sequence ATGGGTTTGATCCTATTGCTGGCTGAAAAACAGAAAAAATCACTTTCCTTCGTGATCTTGTTGAGTATTGCGAGTGCGTTCTTGAGCGTGGGCGTGATCGCGTTTATTCAGCACAAATTACTTGAAAGCAATGGGCCACTTTCCAATACCTTGGTTCAGTTTACCTTGTTACTGATTGGCTTGTTGGTGACAGCAACTGTTGCTCAAGTCGCACTTCATAAACTGGGCCACAAGTTCGTTTATTACAAACGCTGTGAATTGGTTTCTCAACTATTGAATACTGATATTGAACAGGTCGAAAAAGTAGGAAGTGCAGGGGTACTTGCCTCGCTCAATACTGACATTCGCAACATTACTATTGCATTCGTACATTTACCTGAGTTGATCTACGGCTTGGTACTAACGGTTGTGGCTTTAGTCTACTTGGCCTTTCTATCTATGCCTCTGTTTGGGGTTAGCGTTTTAATGCTGTCTTTAACCGGTGTCATTGGCTATCTGCTTGTTACGCGCATCACTAAACACGTTAAACAGGTTCGCGAGTACGACGACAAGTTGTATCACGATTACCAATCCTTAATTGATGGCCGTAAGGAACTGTCTTTAAACCCATTTAGGGCCAAGCGTTACTTTGATGAGACGTTTTCAGTCAATGCTGAAGGTTACAGGAATGAAGTGACACAAGCCGATATCCTAAATGGTTTTGCCGCCAACATGGCGAACACCGTAGTATTGGCTCTGATTGGTTTGAACTTCTACCTTGCGACAGGCTTAGGCTGGGCAACGTTGGAAGTCGCCTCTACATTTGCATTGGTCGTGTTGTTTATGAGAACCCCGTTGATGTCTGCAGTCGGTTCAATTCCAACCTTGATTACTGCCAACATTTCAATGAAGAAGTTGTCGTCGTTAGAGTTGAGTACTGATCGAAGCCTGAATCCGAAATCGGCAAAAACTAAAGTATTCAATTCACTAGAACTCGTGGGGGCTAGCTATCGCTATCGCTCAGATTCAGATGGTGACTCGTTTGGCGTCGGCCCGATTAATTTCAAGATCGAACGTGGCGAACACATCTTCATTATTGGCGGTAATGGCAGTGGTAAATCGACCTTTGCGCGTTTGCTTACTGGACTCTACCGACCGCATTCTGGCCAAGTTTATGTCGATGGCAATGAAGTGACTCAAGCGCATTGGCAAGATTATCGCCATCAGTTTTCGGCAGTGTTCAGTGATTTTCATCTATTCCATCAAATTGTTGATGGCGAAGGTCAAGACATCGATAGCAAAGATGTTGACGAATGGATGGTTCGTCTTGAAATGGCACACAAGGTTGACCACCAGCAAGGCAAGTTAAGTGACGTTCGCTACTCACAAGGTCAACGAAAACGACTGGCGCTGATGATGTCAGTACTCGAAAAACGCGGCTGTATTCTGCTTGATGAATGGGCCGCTGATCAGGACCCACGTTTCAGAAAACTGTTTTACCGTCAGTTATTGCCACTGCTTAAACAACGGGGCGTGACTGTAATCGCGATTACTCATGATGACGCTTATTTTGATGCCGCTGACCGTATTTTCAAAATGGATACCGGCAATCTTATTGAGTTGAGTAAAGGGAATTTAGCTCAAGCACACCAAGCACTAGAGAGTGTTGTGGCTTGA
- a CDS encoding MbtH family protein, translating to MSIDSPNTEFTVVINAQEQYSIWPTYHLVPNGWTEVGVKGNKEHCLEHIREVWTDMRPKSLRDAIAALEN from the coding sequence ATGAGTATTGATAGCCCAAATACAGAATTTACCGTTGTGATAAACGCACAAGAACAATACAGCATATGGCCAACGTATCACTTAGTGCCAAATGGTTGGACTGAGGTTGGTGTAAAAGGCAACAAAGAGCACTGTCTTGAGCATATCCGTGAAGTTTGGACCGATATGCGTCCGAAAAGTTTACGTGACGCGATAGCCGCCCTAGAAAACTAA